The following are from one region of the Phyllostomus discolor isolate MPI-MPIP mPhyDis1 chromosome 9, mPhyDis1.pri.v3, whole genome shotgun sequence genome:
- the HMCES gene encoding abasic site processing protein HMCES isoform X2 — protein MCGRTSCHLPRDVLTRACAYQDRQGQQRLPEWRHPDKYCPSYNNSPQSNSPVLVSRLHFEKGADSSERVIAPMRWGLIPSWFKEGDPSKLQFNTSNCRSDTIMEKPSFKVPLGKGRRCVVLADGFYEWQRCQRTSQRQPYFIYFPQIKTEKPGSIGAAHSPEDWEKVWDNWRLLTMAGIFDCWEPPEGGDCLYSYTIITVDSCKGLNDIHHRMPAILDGEEAVSKWLDFGKISTQEALKLIHPTENIIFHPVSHVVNNSRNNTPECLIPVDLLVKKELKASCSSQKMLQWLATKAPKKENPKTSQKAESDVPQWSSQFLQKSPFPTKRGSARLLEQWLKKEKEEEPMAKRPHNQ, from the exons ATGTGCGGGCGAACATCCTGCCATTTACCTAGAGATGTTCTCACGAGAGCTTGTGCCTATCAGGATCGGCAGGGCCAGCAGCGGCTTCCAGAGTGGAGACATCCTGACAAGTACTGCCCCTCTTACAACAACAGCCCTCAATCAAATAGCCCAGTGCTTGTGTCTCGACTGCACTTTGAGAAG GGTGCAGACTCATCTGAGCGTGTCATTGCTCCCATGCGATGGGGCTTGATCCCATCTTGGTTCAAAGAAGGTGATCCGTCCAAACTGCAGTTCAACACTAGCAACTGTCGTAGTGATACTATAATGGAGAAACCATCCTTCAAG GTGCCTCTGGGAAAGGGGAGACGCTGTGTTGTTTTGGCAGATGGATTCTATGAGTGGCAGCGATGTCAGAGAACAAGCCAGAGACAGCCATACTTTATCTACTTCcctcaaataaaaacagaaaag CCTGGCAGCATTGGTGCTGCACACAGTCCTGAGGACTGGGAGAAAGTCTGGGACAACTGGAGGCTGCTAACAATGGCTGGGATCTTTGACTGCTGGGAGCCACCAGAGGGAGGAGACTGCCTGTATTCCTACACTATCATCACAGTGGATTCCTGCAAAGGCTTGAATGACATCCACCATAG GATGCCTGCCATATTAGATGGAGAGGAAGCAGTCTCTAAATGGCTTGACTTTGGTAAAATCTCAACTCAAGAAGCTCTGAAGTTAATCCACCCCACAGAGAACATCATCTTCCATCCCGTCTCTCATGTGGTGAACAATTCCCGAAACAACACTCCTGAGTGTCTGATTCCTGTGGACTTACTGGTCAAAAAG GAGCTGAAGGCAAGTTGCAGCAGCCAGAAGATGTTGCAGTGGCTGGCCACAAAGGCACCCAAAAAGGAAAACCCCAAAACATCCCAAAAAGCAGAGTCAGATGTGCCCCAATGGTCCAGCCAGTTCCTGCAGAAGAGCCCATTCCCCACCAAGAGAGGCAGTGCTAGACTCCTGGAGCAATGgctgaagaaggagaaagaggaggagccaATGGCCAAGAGGCCTCACAACCAATAA
- the HMCES gene encoding abasic site processing protein HMCES isoform X3 produces the protein MCGRTSCHLPRDVLTRACAYQDRQGQQRLPEWRHPDKYCPSYNNSPQSNSPVLVSRLHFEKGADSSERVIAPMRWGLIPSWFKEGDPSKLQFNTSNCRSDTIMEKPSFKPGSIGAAHSPEDWEKVWDNWRLLTMAGIFDCWEPPEGGDCLYSYTIITVDSCKGLNDIHHRMPAILDGEEAVSKWLDFGKISTQEALKLIHPTENIIFHPVSHVVNNSRNNTPECLIPVDLLVKKELKASCSSQKMLQWLATKAPKKENPKTSQKAESDVPQWSSQFLQKSPFPTKRGSARLLEQWLKKEKEEEPMAKRPHNQ, from the exons ATGTGCGGGCGAACATCCTGCCATTTACCTAGAGATGTTCTCACGAGAGCTTGTGCCTATCAGGATCGGCAGGGCCAGCAGCGGCTTCCAGAGTGGAGACATCCTGACAAGTACTGCCCCTCTTACAACAACAGCCCTCAATCAAATAGCCCAGTGCTTGTGTCTCGACTGCACTTTGAGAAG GGTGCAGACTCATCTGAGCGTGTCATTGCTCCCATGCGATGGGGCTTGATCCCATCTTGGTTCAAAGAAGGTGATCCGTCCAAACTGCAGTTCAACACTAGCAACTGTCGTAGTGATACTATAATGGAGAAACCATCCTTCAAG CCTGGCAGCATTGGTGCTGCACACAGTCCTGAGGACTGGGAGAAAGTCTGGGACAACTGGAGGCTGCTAACAATGGCTGGGATCTTTGACTGCTGGGAGCCACCAGAGGGAGGAGACTGCCTGTATTCCTACACTATCATCACAGTGGATTCCTGCAAAGGCTTGAATGACATCCACCATAG GATGCCTGCCATATTAGATGGAGAGGAAGCAGTCTCTAAATGGCTTGACTTTGGTAAAATCTCAACTCAAGAAGCTCTGAAGTTAATCCACCCCACAGAGAACATCATCTTCCATCCCGTCTCTCATGTGGTGAACAATTCCCGAAACAACACTCCTGAGTGTCTGATTCCTGTGGACTTACTGGTCAAAAAG GAGCTGAAGGCAAGTTGCAGCAGCCAGAAGATGTTGCAGTGGCTGGCCACAAAGGCACCCAAAAAGGAAAACCCCAAAACATCCCAAAAAGCAGAGTCAGATGTGCCCCAATGGTCCAGCCAGTTCCTGCAGAAGAGCCCATTCCCCACCAAGAGAGGCAGTGCTAGACTCCTGGAGCAATGgctgaagaaggagaaagaggaggagccaATGGCCAAGAGGCCTCACAACCAATAA
- the HMCES gene encoding abasic site processing protein HMCES isoform X1, translating into MCGRTSCHLPRDVLTRACAYQDRQGQQRLPEWRHPDKYCPSYNNSPQSNSPVLVSRLHFEKGADSSERVIAPMRWGLIPSWFKEGDPSKLQFNTSNCRSDTIMEKPSFKVPLGKGRRCVVLADGFYEWQRCQRTSQRQPYFIYFPQIKTEKVSSSALTPGSIGAAHSPEDWEKVWDNWRLLTMAGIFDCWEPPEGGDCLYSYTIITVDSCKGLNDIHHRMPAILDGEEAVSKWLDFGKISTQEALKLIHPTENIIFHPVSHVVNNSRNNTPECLIPVDLLVKKELKASCSSQKMLQWLATKAPKKENPKTSQKAESDVPQWSSQFLQKSPFPTKRGSARLLEQWLKKEKEEEPMAKRPHNQ; encoded by the exons ATGTGCGGGCGAACATCCTGCCATTTACCTAGAGATGTTCTCACGAGAGCTTGTGCCTATCAGGATCGGCAGGGCCAGCAGCGGCTTCCAGAGTGGAGACATCCTGACAAGTACTGCCCCTCTTACAACAACAGCCCTCAATCAAATAGCCCAGTGCTTGTGTCTCGACTGCACTTTGAGAAG GGTGCAGACTCATCTGAGCGTGTCATTGCTCCCATGCGATGGGGCTTGATCCCATCTTGGTTCAAAGAAGGTGATCCGTCCAAACTGCAGTTCAACACTAGCAACTGTCGTAGTGATACTATAATGGAGAAACCATCCTTCAAG GTGCCTCTGGGAAAGGGGAGACGCTGTGTTGTTTTGGCAGATGGATTCTATGAGTGGCAGCGATGTCAGAGAACAAGCCAGAGACAGCCATACTTTATCTACTTCcctcaaataaaaacagaaaaggtatCATCATCAGCACTCACA CCTGGCAGCATTGGTGCTGCACACAGTCCTGAGGACTGGGAGAAAGTCTGGGACAACTGGAGGCTGCTAACAATGGCTGGGATCTTTGACTGCTGGGAGCCACCAGAGGGAGGAGACTGCCTGTATTCCTACACTATCATCACAGTGGATTCCTGCAAAGGCTTGAATGACATCCACCATAG GATGCCTGCCATATTAGATGGAGAGGAAGCAGTCTCTAAATGGCTTGACTTTGGTAAAATCTCAACTCAAGAAGCTCTGAAGTTAATCCACCCCACAGAGAACATCATCTTCCATCCCGTCTCTCATGTGGTGAACAATTCCCGAAACAACACTCCTGAGTGTCTGATTCCTGTGGACTTACTGGTCAAAAAG GAGCTGAAGGCAAGTTGCAGCAGCCAGAAGATGTTGCAGTGGCTGGCCACAAAGGCACCCAAAAAGGAAAACCCCAAAACATCCCAAAAAGCAGAGTCAGATGTGCCCCAATGGTCCAGCCAGTTCCTGCAGAAGAGCCCATTCCCCACCAAGAGAGGCAGTGCTAGACTCCTGGAGCAATGgctgaagaaggagaaagaggaggagccaATGGCCAAGAGGCCTCACAACCAATAA
- the LOC118496903 gene encoding dolichol phosphate-mannose biosynthesis regulatory protein-like: protein MERWKVGFGGAEQDWECTPELFQQCQQFIDSQRVIHRYFLSRAYAIAIRLVAGLLLLLFVGVFITYVMLKNQKVTRKAQ from the exons atggag AGGTGGAAGGTAGGGTTTGGGGGAGCTGAGCAAGACTGGGAATGCACACCAGAGCTCTTCCAACAATGCCAGCAATTCATTGACAGCCAGCGTGTTATCCACAGGTATTTCCTTTCCCGAGCCTATGCCATTGCCATCCGACTAGTTGCTGGCCTTCTGCTGCTCCTGTTTGTGGGAGTGTTCATCACCTATGTAATGCTAAAGAACCAGAAGGTGACCAGGAAGGCTCAGTGA